Proteins from one Amycolatopsis benzoatilytica AK 16/65 genomic window:
- a CDS encoding YhjD/YihY/BrkB family envelope integrity protein — protein sequence MSVKRSRKTPGPSRWARARARYRWLDHLARATNRYLDYGGYHYVASITYFSLLSLVPILMVSSSAAGFVLATQPHLLDALVRAISGSLPGPIGTQVSSILTGFVEQRTGVGVAGLVVGLYSGWNWMNALRDALTAMYGQNRSEGPLLRTILTDVLALLGLGAALLVSFGITVSGTAVGRSLLALVGVADTGWGRTVLSVASVPLALLADWLVFLWVLTRLPRERVGWRSAMRGAVAAALGFELLKQAGGFYLTLISRSPSGVAFGSVIGLLFFISLIARMLIYITAWTATARDAPRKPIQPPPAAQLRPIIAPKQHNATAAVLGAVVGALGTLFALRRRRKDS from the coding sequence GTGAGCGTGAAGCGTTCCCGCAAGACCCCTGGGCCGAGCAGGTGGGCCCGTGCGCGAGCCCGGTACCGCTGGCTGGATCACCTGGCGCGCGCGACGAACCGGTACCTCGACTACGGCGGCTACCACTACGTCGCGTCGATCACCTATTTCAGCCTGCTTTCGCTGGTGCCGATCCTGATGGTGTCCTCGTCGGCCGCCGGGTTCGTGCTGGCGACCCAGCCGCATCTGCTGGACGCGCTGGTCCGGGCGATCTCGGGTTCGCTGCCCGGCCCGATCGGCACGCAGGTGTCGTCGATCCTGACCGGGTTCGTGGAACAGCGCACCGGAGTCGGCGTCGCCGGTCTGGTGGTCGGCCTGTACTCCGGCTGGAACTGGATGAACGCGCTGCGGGACGCGCTCACCGCGATGTACGGGCAGAACCGGTCCGAAGGGCCGTTGCTGCGGACGATCCTGACGGACGTGCTGGCCTTGCTCGGCCTCGGCGCCGCGCTGCTGGTGTCGTTCGGCATCACGGTCTCCGGCACCGCGGTCGGGCGCTCCCTGCTCGCGCTGGTCGGCGTCGCGGACACCGGCTGGGGGCGGACCGTGCTGTCGGTCGCCTCGGTGCCGCTGGCGCTGCTGGCCGACTGGCTGGTTTTCCTCTGGGTGCTCACCCGGCTGCCGCGGGAGCGTGTCGGCTGGCGCAGTGCGATGCGCGGCGCGGTCGCCGCGGCGCTCGGCTTCGAACTGCTGAAGCAGGCCGGCGGGTTCTATCTGACCTTGATCAGCAGATCGCCGTCCGGGGTCGCGTTCGGGTCGGTGATCGGTCTGCTGTTCTTCATCTCGCTGATCGCGCGCATGCTCATCTACATCACGGCGTGGACGGCCACCGCCCGCGATGCGCCCCGCAAGCCGATCCAGCCGCCGCCAGCGGCGCAGTTGCGGCCGATCATCGCGCCCAAGCAACACAATGCCACCGCGGCGGTGCTCGGCGCGGTGGTCGGCGCGCTGGGCACATTGTTCGCGTTACGCCGACGGCGCAAGGACTCGTGA
- a CDS encoding thiolase domain-containing protein — translation MTKQLAAVLGTGQTHHRAKRTDVSMAGLLREAIDRAMADAQVGWDDIDAVVIGKAPDLFEGVMMPELFLADALGANGKPLLRVHTAGSVGGSTALVATSLVQSGVHRRVLTVAFEKQSESNAMWGLSILPPFQMPVGAGAGGYFAPHVRSYIRRSGAPDHIGAIVAAKDRRNGALNPYAHLQQADITVESVQASQMLWDPIRYDETCPSSDGACAMVLGDEAAGDAVPGGAAWIQATAMRTEPTTFAGRDQVSPQAGRDAAAALWRDAGITDPLSEVDVAEIYVPFSWFEPMWLENLGFAAEGEGWKITEAGDTALGGRMPVNPSGGVLSSNPIGASGMLRFSEAAKQVMGRAGQYQVDGARVALGHAYGGGSQYFSMWVVGSDKPS, via the coding sequence ATGACGAAACAGCTCGCCGCGGTGCTCGGGACCGGGCAGACGCACCACCGCGCGAAGCGCACTGACGTGTCCATGGCCGGCTTGCTCCGGGAAGCGATCGACCGGGCGATGGCGGACGCGCAGGTCGGCTGGGACGACATCGACGCGGTCGTCATCGGCAAAGCACCGGATTTGTTCGAGGGCGTCATGATGCCCGAACTGTTCCTCGCGGACGCACTGGGGGCGAACGGGAAACCGTTGCTGCGCGTGCACACCGCAGGTTCCGTGGGCGGTTCGACGGCGCTGGTCGCCACTTCGCTGGTCCAGTCCGGAGTGCATCGACGCGTGCTGACGGTGGCGTTCGAGAAGCAGTCCGAATCGAACGCGATGTGGGGCCTGTCGATTCTGCCGCCGTTCCAGATGCCGGTCGGCGCCGGTGCGGGCGGATATTTCGCACCGCATGTGCGCTCGTACATCCGCCGGTCCGGGGCACCGGATCACATCGGCGCCATCGTGGCGGCGAAAGACCGGCGCAATGGCGCGTTGAATCCGTACGCACACTTGCAGCAGGCCGACATCACGGTGGAATCGGTGCAGGCATCGCAAATGTTGTGGGACCCGATTCGCTACGACGAAACCTGCCCGTCCTCCGACGGCGCGTGCGCGATGGTGCTCGGCGACGAGGCGGCCGGGGACGCGGTACCGGGCGGTGCGGCGTGGATCCAGGCGACCGCGATGCGCACCGAACCCACGACGTTCGCCGGACGGGACCAGGTGAGCCCGCAGGCCGGCCGGGACGCGGCGGCGGCGTTGTGGCGCGATGCCGGGATCACCGATCCATTGTCCGAAGTGGACGTCGCGGAGATCTACGTGCCGTTCTCCTGGTTCGAGCCGATGTGGCTGGAAAACCTCGGCTTCGCCGCCGAAGGCGAGGGCTGGAAGATCACTGAAGCCGGCGACACCGCGCTCGGCGGGCGGATGCCGGTGAACCCGTCCGGCGGAGTGCTGTCGTCCAATCCGATCGGCGCGTCCGGGATGCTGCGGTTCTCCGAAGCGGCGAAGCAGGTGATGGGCCGCGCCGGCCAATACCAAGTGGACGGGGCACGGGTCGCGCTAGGACACGCGTACGGCGGCGGTTCGCAGTACTTCAGCATGTGGGTGGTCGGCTCGGACAAGCCCTCGTGA
- a CDS encoding thiolase domain-containing protein, with the protein MPEVAVAGFAQAPNVRETPGTTNGVEMLVPILAEAFAATGLSKQDIGFWCSGSSDYLAGRAFSFIAAVDALGAFPPINESHVEMDAAWALYEAWLKIRTGEVDTALVYGFGKSSAGQLRRVMAMQLDPYVVAPLWPDTLAIAGLQARLGLEAGRWSEKDLAEVAARSRADAADNPAAQVSGIVEPADLLETPYVADPLRAHDIAPVTDGAAVMILASAERARDLVDRPAIITGLEHRIDSPVLGARDLTRSPSTAAAAAPLDLDGVELAELHAPFTHQELILRQELGLSGRVRINPSGGALTGNPMFSAGLARIGEAATRIHRGEAGKALAHATSGPALQQNLLAVLEAR; encoded by the coding sequence ATGCCTGAAGTCGCCGTAGCCGGTTTCGCGCAGGCGCCGAACGTCCGGGAGACGCCGGGCACCACGAACGGCGTCGAGATGCTCGTGCCGATCCTGGCCGAGGCGTTCGCCGCCACCGGACTGTCCAAACAAGACATCGGATTCTGGTGCTCCGGCTCGTCGGACTACCTGGCCGGGCGCGCGTTTTCGTTCATCGCCGCGGTGGACGCGCTGGGCGCGTTCCCGCCGATCAACGAGTCCCATGTGGAAATGGACGCGGCCTGGGCGCTGTACGAGGCATGGCTGAAGATCCGTACCGGCGAGGTGGACACCGCGCTCGTGTACGGCTTCGGCAAGTCCAGCGCGGGCCAGCTTCGCCGGGTGATGGCGATGCAGCTGGACCCGTACGTCGTCGCCCCGTTATGGCCGGACACCCTCGCCATCGCCGGCCTGCAAGCCCGGCTGGGGCTCGAAGCGGGACGGTGGTCGGAAAAGGACCTGGCCGAGGTCGCGGCCCGGTCCCGAGCGGACGCGGCGGACAACCCGGCGGCCCAGGTGTCCGGCATCGTCGAGCCCGCCGATCTGCTGGAGACCCCGTACGTCGCGGATCCCCTTCGCGCGCATGACATCGCGCCGGTCACCGACGGCGCCGCGGTGATGATCCTGGCCTCCGCGGAACGAGCGCGAGACCTCGTCGACCGGCCCGCGATCATCACCGGGCTGGAGCACCGCATCGACTCCCCGGTACTCGGCGCGCGAGACCTGACCCGTTCGCCGTCAACCGCCGCGGCCGCCGCGCCGCTGGATCTCGACGGAGTCGAACTCGCCGAGCTGCACGCGCCCTTCACCCATCAGGAACTGATCCTGCGCCAGGAACTCGGCCTCTCCGGCAGGGTGCGGATCAACCCGTCCGGCGGGGCGCTCACCGGGAATCCGATGTTCTCCGCCGGCCTCGCCCGGATCGGCGAGGCAGCGACGCGAATCCACCGCGGCGAAGCGGGCAAGGCGCTCGCCCACGCGACCAGCGGACCCGCCCTGCAGCAGAATCTCCTCGCTGTGCTGGAGGCACGATGA
- a CDS encoding Zn-ribbon domain-containing OB-fold protein encodes MVTVSDAPLSAPLNVGFDYTRSTGPVLGRFVNALRERRIEGVRGSDGRVHVPPVEYDPATADPLTEFVPVGSEGTVVSWSWCAQPLDGQPLSRPFAWVLVKLDGADTSLLHALDAGSPDNVHSGQRVRVRWADETVGHIRDIAYFLPAEAPDTEPTEAPPPVAEREEGAPVSVIITPVHLKYQHSASPEESRYLRGLAEGRMLGQRCPACGKVYLPPRGACPVDGVPTTDEVELPDTGIVTTFCIVNVPFLGQRIKPPYVAAYILLDGADIAFLHLVLGCAADEVRMGMRVRAAWRPREEWWTSLENISHFEPTGEPDAAYETFAHHL; translated from the coding sequence ATGGTGACGGTTTCGGATGCCCCGCTGTCAGCGCCGCTCAACGTCGGCTTCGACTACACCCGTTCGACCGGGCCGGTGCTCGGCCGCTTTGTCAACGCACTGCGCGAACGCCGGATCGAAGGCGTGCGCGGCAGCGACGGACGCGTGCACGTGCCACCGGTCGAGTACGACCCGGCGACCGCGGACCCGCTGACGGAGTTCGTGCCGGTCGGCTCGGAAGGCACCGTGGTTTCCTGGTCCTGGTGCGCGCAGCCGCTCGACGGCCAGCCGTTGTCGCGTCCGTTCGCCTGGGTGCTGGTGAAACTCGACGGCGCGGACACCAGCCTGCTGCACGCGCTGGACGCCGGCTCGCCGGACAATGTCCATAGTGGACAGCGGGTGCGGGTCCGGTGGGCGGACGAAACCGTCGGCCACATCCGCGACATCGCGTACTTCCTGCCGGCCGAGGCACCGGACACCGAGCCGACCGAGGCTCCCCCTCCGGTCGCCGAGCGCGAAGAAGGCGCACCGGTCAGCGTGATCATCACGCCGGTGCACTTGAAGTACCAGCATTCCGCTTCGCCGGAGGAGAGCCGGTATCTGCGCGGGCTCGCCGAGGGGCGGATGCTCGGGCAGCGATGCCCCGCGTGCGGCAAGGTCTACCTTCCGCCACGCGGCGCCTGCCCGGTGGACGGCGTGCCGACCACCGACGAGGTGGAACTGCCGGACACCGGCATCGTGACCACCTTCTGCATCGTCAACGTGCCCTTCCTCGGCCAGCGCATCAAACCGCCTTACGTCGCGGCGTACATCCTGCTCGACGGGGCCGACATCGCGTTCCTGCACCTGGTTCTCGGGTGCGCCGCCGACGAGGTCCGGATGGGGATGCGCGTGCGGGCCGCTTGGCGGCCGCGCGAGGAATGGTGGACGTCGCTGGAGAACATCAGCCACTTCGAGCCCACCGGCGAACCGGACGCCGCATACGAGACTTTCGCCCACCACCTGTGA
- a CDS encoding acyl-CoA synthetase produces MDLGLWTIAAAEPARVALVDPDGREIGYGELAAKANRYALGLRELGLGVGDTVVLLLPNGDDLVAAYFAAIQTGLYVVVVNWHLVGPEVAYILGDSGAKAFLAHERFADVAVAAADEAGLPASARFAVGAVPGFLHVEELGAGLGDGRPDARTAGSPMLYTSGTTGRPKGVQRPLTGADPDQVPAASTWFFGVFGLQPFDGHVHLCGSPLYHTAVLNFVAISLQLGHTAVLMDRWDAEEMLRLIERHRVTHSHMVPTQFRRLLALPDDVRAKYDLSSLRVMIHGAAPCPLEVKRQMLDWWGPVVTEYYAATEGGGTVISGTDWLRKPGSVGLPWPGSTIKILDDAGNELPAGEVGTVYMKMGDSKFEYHRDRAKTEKARVGDLFTLGDVGHLDDDGYLFLHDRKADLIISGGVNIYPAEIEGELVMHPKVADVAVFGIPHEDWGEEIKAVVQPADGIDGGPELTAELLAYAETRLARFKLPRTVDYLAELPRDPNGKLYKRKLRDQYVS; encoded by the coding sequence ATGGACCTGGGACTGTGGACCATCGCCGCGGCCGAGCCCGCCCGGGTGGCGCTGGTGGATCCGGACGGGCGGGAAATCGGCTACGGCGAACTGGCGGCGAAAGCCAACCGGTACGCGCTCGGCTTGCGAGAGCTGGGCCTGGGGGTCGGCGACACTGTCGTGCTGCTGCTCCCGAACGGCGACGACCTGGTGGCCGCGTACTTCGCGGCGATCCAGACCGGCTTGTACGTGGTGGTGGTGAACTGGCATCTGGTAGGCCCGGAAGTCGCGTACATCCTCGGCGACAGCGGCGCGAAAGCCTTCCTGGCGCACGAGAGATTCGCCGACGTCGCGGTCGCCGCGGCGGACGAGGCCGGGCTGCCCGCCTCCGCCCGGTTCGCGGTCGGCGCGGTACCTGGCTTCCTGCACGTCGAGGAGCTGGGAGCCGGCCTCGGCGACGGCCGCCCGGATGCGCGTACCGCCGGCTCGCCCATGCTCTACACCTCTGGCACCACCGGTCGCCCCAAGGGCGTCCAGCGTCCGCTGACCGGCGCGGACCCGGATCAGGTGCCCGCGGCGTCGACGTGGTTCTTCGGGGTGTTCGGCCTTCAGCCCTTCGACGGCCACGTCCACTTGTGCGGCTCCCCGCTTTATCACACGGCGGTGCTGAACTTCGTGGCGATTTCGCTGCAGCTGGGCCATACCGCGGTGCTGATGGACCGGTGGGACGCCGAGGAAATGTTGCGCCTGATCGAACGCCACCGCGTCACGCACAGCCATATGGTGCCGACGCAGTTCCGCCGGCTGCTGGCGCTGCCGGACGACGTGCGGGCCAAGTACGACCTGTCTTCGCTGCGCGTGATGATCCACGGTGCGGCACCGTGCCCGCTTGAGGTCAAGCGGCAGATGCTCGACTGGTGGGGCCCGGTGGTCACCGAGTACTACGCCGCGACGGAGGGCGGTGGCACGGTGATCAGCGGAACGGACTGGCTGCGCAAGCCCGGCTCGGTCGGCCTGCCCTGGCCCGGTTCGACGATCAAGATCCTGGACGACGCCGGGAACGAGCTGCCGGCCGGCGAGGTCGGCACCGTGTACATGAAGATGGGCGACTCGAAATTCGAGTACCACCGGGATCGCGCCAAGACGGAAAAGGCACGGGTCGGCGACCTGTTCACGCTCGGCGATGTCGGACATCTGGACGACGACGGCTACCTGTTCCTGCACGACCGGAAGGCCGACCTGATCATTTCCGGCGGGGTGAACATCTATCCCGCCGAGATCGAGGGCGAACTGGTGATGCACCCGAAGGTCGCCGACGTGGCCGTCTTCGGCATCCCGCACGAGGACTGGGGCGAGGAGATCAAGGCCGTCGTGCAACCGGCGGACGGGATCGACGGCGGGCCGGAGCTGACCGCGGAACTGCTGGCCTACGCGGAAACCCGGCTGGCGCGCTTCAAGCTGCCCCGGACGGTGGACTATCTCGCGGAGCTGCCTCGGGACCCGAACGGCAAGCTGTACAAGCGAAAACTGCGCGACCAGTACGTGTCCTGA
- a CDS encoding crotonase/enoyl-CoA hydratase family protein, which translates to MAEPHALVSLEGHTLVVTMNRPEARNALTGEMLSIMVEAWDRVDSDDQVRSCVLTGAGGAFCAGADLKSMARSSPDKAFSGGFDPSRIEGLLKGRRLTKPLIAAVEGPAIAGGTEILQGTDIRVAAESAKFGVSEPRWGLFPMGGSAVRLPRQIPYTIAADLLLTGRHITAAEAREIGLIGHVVPDGQALTRALELAEMINSNGPLAVRAILKTIRDTEGMHEEEAFQLDAKYGIGVFASADAKEGPKAFAEKRKPEFQGR; encoded by the coding sequence GTGGCTGAACCGCACGCGCTCGTCTCGCTTGAAGGCCACACGCTCGTGGTGACGATGAACCGGCCCGAGGCGCGCAACGCGCTCACCGGGGAGATGCTGTCGATCATGGTCGAGGCGTGGGACCGGGTGGATTCCGACGACCAGGTGCGCAGCTGCGTGCTCACCGGGGCGGGCGGGGCGTTCTGCGCCGGGGCGGACTTGAAGTCGATGGCGCGCAGCTCGCCGGACAAGGCGTTTTCCGGCGGATTCGATCCCAGCCGGATCGAGGGCCTGCTGAAGGGGCGGCGGCTGACCAAGCCGCTGATCGCCGCGGTCGAGGGCCCGGCGATCGCCGGCGGCACGGAGATCCTGCAGGGAACGGACATCCGGGTGGCCGCGGAGAGCGCGAAGTTCGGGGTTTCCGAGCCGCGCTGGGGATTGTTCCCGATGGGCGGTTCGGCGGTGCGGCTGCCCCGGCAGATCCCGTACACGATCGCCGCCGATCTGCTGCTGACCGGGCGGCACATCACCGCCGCGGAGGCACGGGAAATCGGACTGATCGGGCACGTAGTGCCGGATGGGCAGGCGCTGACTCGCGCACTGGAGCTCGCGGAGATGATCAACTCCAACGGGCCGCTGGCGGTCCGGGCGATCCTGAAGACCATCCGCGACACCGAGGGAATGCACGAGGAGGAGGCGTTCCAGCTCGACGCGAAGTACGGGATCGGCGTATTCGCGTCCGCGGACGCGAAGGAAGGGCCGAAGGCGTTCGCGGAGAAGCGGAAGCCGGAGTTCCAGGGCCGCTGA
- a CDS encoding acyl-CoA synthetase, whose translation MALNIADLLEHAVDAVPERVAVVCGQRQVTFAELEQRANRLAHHLAAHGVGPGSHIGVYSRNSIEALETMFAAYKLRAIAVNVNYRYVHGELRYLFTNADLVALVHERSYADRVAAVLPEAPKLKHVVVVEDGSDAPYETGVEYEAALAGQSPERDFGERSADDLYILYTGGTTGYPKGVLWRHEDIWRALGGGINFVTGEYVPDEWTLAEQGKAGSLVRLPAAPLIHGAAQWAAFGALFTGSPVVFVPQFDAHAVWRAVQEHKVQVLTIVGDAMARPLVEAYREGDYDASSLVAVSSHAALFSHSVKQEVLTLLPNVVITDAIGSSESGFTGIGMVGKDSDHTAGPRVSFGKDAILLDDDGNLVEPKAGAVGLIGRRGHVPLGYYGDPEKSRTIFTEIDGVRYVVPGDYARYEEDGTVTLLGRGSQCVNTGGEKVYPEEVEGALKSHPDVFDALVIGVPDDRLGQRVAAVVQPRPGVRPDLAALEAHVRTEIAGYKVPRSVWLAEEIGRSPSGKPDYPWAQRYAAEHEPA comes from the coding sequence GTGGCACTCAACATCGCGGATCTACTCGAGCACGCCGTCGACGCCGTGCCGGAACGCGTCGCGGTCGTGTGCGGCCAGCGCCAGGTCACCTTCGCGGAGCTGGAACAGCGCGCGAACCGGCTGGCCCACCACCTGGCAGCGCACGGCGTGGGACCCGGCTCCCACATCGGTGTCTATTCCCGCAACTCCATCGAAGCGCTGGAAACCATGTTCGCCGCGTACAAGCTGCGCGCGATCGCGGTGAACGTGAACTACCGCTACGTCCACGGAGAACTGCGCTATCTGTTCACCAACGCCGACCTGGTGGCGCTGGTGCACGAGCGCAGCTACGCCGACCGGGTGGCCGCGGTACTCCCGGAGGCGCCGAAACTGAAACACGTTGTAGTCGTTGAGGACGGTTCGGACGCGCCGTACGAGACGGGCGTCGAGTACGAAGCGGCGCTCGCCGGGCAGTCGCCCGAACGCGATTTCGGCGAACGCAGCGCGGACGATCTGTACATCCTCTACACCGGCGGCACCACCGGCTACCCCAAGGGCGTGCTCTGGCGGCACGAGGACATCTGGCGCGCGCTGGGCGGCGGCATCAATTTCGTCACCGGCGAGTACGTGCCGGACGAATGGACGCTGGCCGAACAGGGCAAGGCCGGCTCGCTCGTCCGGCTGCCGGCCGCGCCGCTGATCCACGGCGCCGCCCAGTGGGCCGCTTTCGGCGCGCTGTTCACCGGCAGTCCGGTGGTGTTCGTCCCGCAGTTCGACGCGCACGCGGTCTGGCGCGCGGTGCAGGAACACAAGGTCCAGGTGCTGACCATCGTCGGCGACGCGATGGCGCGTCCGCTGGTCGAGGCGTACCGGGAAGGCGATTACGACGCGTCTTCGCTGGTCGCCGTTTCCAGCCACGCGGCGCTGTTCTCGCATTCGGTGAAGCAGGAGGTGCTGACGCTGCTGCCGAACGTCGTGATCACCGACGCCATCGGCTCGTCGGAAAGCGGCTTCACCGGAATCGGCATGGTGGGCAAGGATTCCGACCACACCGCCGGTCCGCGGGTCAGCTTCGGCAAGGACGCGATCCTGCTGGACGACGACGGCAACCTGGTCGAACCGAAGGCCGGCGCGGTCGGCCTGATCGGCCGCCGCGGCCACGTGCCGCTCGGCTACTACGGCGATCCAGAGAAGAGCCGCACGATCTTCACCGAAATCGACGGCGTCCGCTACGTAGTCCCCGGCGACTACGCGCGCTATGAGGAAGACGGCACCGTCACCTTGCTGGGCCGGGGATCGCAGTGCGTGAACACCGGCGGCGAGAAGGTGTATCCGGAGGAGGTCGAGGGTGCGCTCAAGTCGCATCCGGACGTCTTCGACGCGCTCGTCATCGGCGTCCCGGACGACCGGCTTGGCCAACGCGTCGCCGCGGTCGTCCAGCCGCGCCCCGGCGTGCGACCGGATCTGGCGGCGCTGGAAGCGCACGTGCGCACCGAGATCGCCGGATACAAAGTGCCGCGCTCGGTGTGGCTGGCCGAGGAAATCGGCCGTTCGCCGAGCGGGAAGCCGGATTATCCGTGGGCCCAGCGGTACGCCGCCGAACACGAACCCGCCTAG
- a CDS encoding NAD(P)H-dependent flavin oxidoreductase, translating to MRTSLCDRFGIEVPIFGFTPSEHVAAAISRAGGMGVLGCVRFNDAAELDAVLSWMDENTDGKPYGVDIVMPAKIPSEGTQTDLTKLIPDGHRAFVDKVLTDLAIPPLPEDTDERAGVLGWLHSVARSHVDVALNHRISLIANALGSPPADVIGRAHDAGVPVAALAGKGEHAVRHVDNGVDLVVAQGHEAGGHTGEIATMVLVPEIVDAVGDRAPVLAAGGIGSGRQVAAAMALGASGAWMGSYWLATEEYLQTMPDSAAMQTALVEATSADTVRTRIYTGKPARLLKTRWTEAWAAPGAPEPLPMPLQNLLVSQAHNRIHAAADKTVVSMPVGQIVGRMDRVRPVAEVMAELVRGFDDTVSRLDKLR from the coding sequence ATGCGCACATCGTTGTGCGACCGGTTCGGCATTGAGGTGCCGATTTTCGGCTTCACCCCGTCCGAACACGTCGCGGCCGCGATCAGCCGGGCCGGCGGCATGGGCGTGCTCGGCTGCGTCCGGTTCAACGACGCCGCCGAACTCGACGCGGTGCTGTCCTGGATGGACGAGAACACCGACGGAAAGCCGTACGGGGTCGACATCGTCATGCCGGCGAAGATTCCGTCCGAAGGAACCCAGACCGACCTCACGAAGCTGATCCCGGACGGGCACCGGGCCTTTGTGGACAAGGTGCTGACCGACCTGGCGATCCCGCCGCTGCCGGAGGACACCGACGAGCGAGCCGGCGTCCTCGGCTGGCTGCACTCGGTCGCGCGGTCCCATGTGGACGTCGCGCTGAACCATCGGATCAGCTTGATCGCCAACGCGTTGGGCTCGCCGCCGGCGGACGTGATCGGCCGGGCGCACGACGCCGGAGTCCCGGTGGCGGCGCTGGCCGGGAAGGGCGAGCACGCCGTCCGGCACGTCGACAACGGCGTGGATCTGGTTGTCGCACAAGGCCACGAGGCCGGCGGGCACACCGGCGAGATCGCGACGATGGTGCTGGTCCCGGAGATCGTGGACGCCGTCGGCGACCGCGCGCCGGTGCTGGCCGCCGGCGGAATCGGCTCCGGCCGCCAGGTCGCCGCGGCGATGGCACTGGGCGCGTCGGGGGCGTGGATGGGCTCGTACTGGCTGGCGACCGAGGAATACCTCCAGACCATGCCCGATTCGGCCGCGATGCAGACCGCGCTGGTCGAGGCGACCTCCGCGGACACCGTCCGGACCCGGATCTACACCGGCAAACCCGCCCGGCTGCTCAAGACCCGGTGGACCGAGGCGTGGGCGGCGCCGGGAGCGCCCGAGCCGCTGCCGATGCCGCTGCAGAATCTGCTCGTTTCCCAGGCGCACAACCGGATCCACGCGGCCGCGGACAAGACCGTGGTGTCCATGCCGGTGGGCCAGATCGTCGGCCGGATGGACCGGGTGCGGCCGGTGGCGGAGGTCATGGCGGAGCTGGTGCGGGGCTTCGACGACACGGTGTCGCGATTGGACAAGCTGCGCTGA
- a CDS encoding alpha/beta hydrolase: MSRAQRRAVDEMLRQAPQGFDPQPVERMRAGFAAMMSAFPIPAVTQTPAELGGRPAVLAEPHSGARPGTILYFHGGSFSLGSPRTAMALTANLVKRTGVRAISLDYRLAPEHPFPAAIDDCLAAYRHLLDDTDPAEIVFAGDSAGGGLTVTTCLAARDAGVPLPAGIVAFSPGLDHTRSGATMTAKDGIDPFFTRESLGRTAEMYLAGADPDQPLLAPAVHADLTGFPPMLLQAGTNELLLDDAVRLAERARAAEVDVVLDVTADVPHVFQAFAGSLDEADQALDRAALFIAQRLDRR; this comes from the coding sequence ATGAGCAGGGCCCAGCGACGTGCCGTCGACGAGATGCTGCGGCAGGCCCCGCAAGGGTTCGATCCGCAGCCGGTCGAGCGGATGCGGGCCGGATTCGCCGCGATGATGAGCGCGTTCCCGATTCCGGCGGTGACCCAGACGCCAGCCGAACTCGGCGGACGGCCGGCGGTTCTGGCGGAACCGCACAGCGGCGCCCGCCCGGGCACGATCCTCTACTTCCACGGCGGATCGTTCTCGCTCGGCTCGCCGCGGACGGCGATGGCGCTCACCGCGAATCTGGTGAAGCGCACCGGTGTCCGCGCGATCTCGCTCGACTACCGGCTCGCTCCCGAGCACCCGTTTCCCGCCGCGATCGACGATTGCCTGGCCGCCTACCGTCACCTGCTGGACGACACCGACCCGGCCGAAATCGTCTTCGCCGGAGACTCCGCGGGAGGCGGACTGACCGTCACGACCTGTCTCGCCGCACGCGACGCGGGTGTGCCGCTGCCCGCCGGGATCGTGGCGTTCTCCCCAGGACTGGACCACACCCGGTCCGGAGCCACGATGACGGCGAAGGACGGGATCGACCCGTTCTTCACCCGGGAAAGCCTCGGCCGCACCGCGGAGATGTACTTGGCCGGCGCGGACCCGGACCAGCCGCTGCTTGCCCCGGCCGTGCACGCGGACCTGACCGGCTTCCCGCCGATGCTGCTGCAGGCGGGCACGAACGAACTCCTCCTGGACGACGCGGTCCGGCTCGCGGAACGAGCGCGGGCGGCGGAGGTCGATGTGGTGCTGGACGTGACCGCCGACGTGCCGCATGTCTTCCAGGCGTTCGCCGGCTCGCTGGACGAGGCGGATCAGGCACTCGACCGGGCGGCGCTGTTCATCGCGCAGCGCCTGGATCGGCGATGA
- a CDS encoding MarR family winged helix-turn-helix transcriptional regulator, producing MAGTSATVQLFDHLVRCETRLYNAVGERLRAEHGIVASQFEFLQYLGRHPRSRVADLAANFAVGIGATSKGIDRLEARGWVRRAPNPQDRRSSLLELTPSGRDLVGAAEETFQAQLETLLASAIGKEQVDALLPVFAALRDGLERGNAGMPAG from the coding sequence ATGGCAGGTACTTCGGCAACCGTGCAGCTCTTCGACCATCTCGTACGCTGCGAGACCAGGCTCTACAACGCGGTGGGGGAGCGGCTCAGGGCCGAGCACGGCATTGTCGCGTCGCAGTTCGAGTTCCTGCAGTACCTGGGACGGCATCCGCGGTCCCGGGTCGCGGACCTCGCGGCGAACTTCGCGGTCGGCATCGGCGCCACCAGCAAAGGCATCGACCGGCTCGAAGCCCGCGGCTGGGTGCGGCGAGCGCCGAACCCGCAGGACCGGCGTTCCTCGCTGCTCGAACTGACTCCGAGCGGCCGGGACCTGGTGGGCGCGGCGGAGGAGACGTTCCAGGCGCAGCTGGAAACACTGCTGGCGTCAGCGATCGGGAAAGAGCAGGTCGACGCGCTGCTCCCGGTGTTCGCCGCCCTGCGCGACGGGTTGGAGCGGGGCAACGCCGGAATGCCCGCGGGGTAG